A genomic window from Triplophysa dalaica isolate WHDGS20190420 chromosome 24, ASM1584641v1, whole genome shotgun sequence includes:
- the ppfibp2b gene encoding liprin-beta-2b isoform X6, whose product MEEEIDFYKHFTWLKKVKNQSSSNNESYQERLARLEGDKESLVLQVSVLTDQVEAQGEKIRDLESSLEEHHHKLNSTEEMLQQELRSRTSLETQKLELMDEVSGLKLKLVGMEDTHNNTDEEERHHKAESVVNLISELQEQMCKFQEEISTRIQKQQALESQGDAAAREAYDQSPDVGLGASDAEECGCRCRGGGENALLQELHLLKTKVDELEGEKSQYERKLKATKAEMGKLQQLLAAKDAEIERLQNQLLSRGTVSSDITERDQELQRLRSGMETLIVTNNEKDRHIEELNAMLGQYRKMKDGFSAVANDPLLSGSSEEDISGGRKIRALTHKAYSDIIRSELQMSSRGPSPLLVSPPGLQRELDSSCRYTQPSMGTSMVSIGVLDVYNRQWSISRMLSTSLEELQSGRSQTHVVGQPIEAALENRYHTDNSKYQTLPGHFGRPEQNGMRLQASSPLQQSPDESEGSEFNLRKSEKADDSTLSDLSPVSSGVDSGQQSPVSPENKKNQKGFRKLWGKIRRTQSGSLPADSDSEFKRGGFRATAGPRLTCLGIGASPREMNAPFSKWSCDQVCAWMEEFGLGQYAHMARQWVTSGQSLLSASPQDIEKELGIKHPLHRKKLQLALRSLNTKITEKSSELHHVWVTRWLDDIGLPQYKDQFSEARVDGRMLQYFTVNDLLFLKVTSQLHHLSIKCAIHVLHVNKFNPNCLKRRPGDENMTSPSEVVQWSNHRVMEWLRSVDLAEYAPNLRGSGVHGGLIILEPRFNSETLAMLLNIPTQKTLLRRHLATKFNTLVGSQSQQEKREYMESPGYTPLTTTGKVRPRKMGFSTFGHRKKRGEDCTDYICPLDASQAQALLNGTSRPYSGFRGLSPIFDRDPERREQVGPPQN is encoded by the exons ATGGAAGAAGAAATTGACTTTTATAAGCATTTCACTTGGCTTAAAAAG GTAAAAAATCAGTCCTCCAGCAACAATGAGAGCTATCAGGAGAGGTTGGCGAGACTAGAAGGTGACAAAGAGTCTTTGGTTCTCCAG GTGAGCGTCCTTACTGACCAGGTTGAAGCTCAAGGAGAAAAGATCAGGGATCTAGAAAGCTCCTTGGAGGAACACCACCATAAACTCAATTCTACTGAGGAAATGCTCCAGCAG GAGCTCCGCAGTCGAACTTCTCTGGAGACGCAGAAACTAGAATTGATGGATGAAGTTTCCGGTCTGAAACTCAAGTTGGTCGGTATGGAggacacacacaacaacaccgATGAAGAGGAAAGACATCATAAGGCTGAG AGTGTTGTAAACCTAATAAGTGAACTGCAGGAGCAGATGTGTAAATTCCAGGAGGAAATCAGCACTCGCATTCAGAAACAGCAGGCCCTCGAGAGCCAGGGGGACGCCGCGGCACGCGAGGCTTATGACCAGAGCCCCGATGTGGGCCTCGGTGCCTCGGACGCAGAGGAATGCGGCTGTCGCTGCAGAGGCGGAGGAGAGAAT GCTTTGCTGCAGGAGCTCCACCTTCTAAAGACCAAAGTTGATGAACTTGAAGGAGAGAAATCGCAATATGAGAGGAAACTCAAAGCCACAAAG GCAGAGATGGGCAAACTCCAGCAGCTGCTCGCCGCCAAAGATGCCGAAATCGAGCGTTTGCAGAACCAGCTCCTGTCCAGGGGAACCGTCAGCAGTGACATCACAGAGAGAG ATCAAGAATTACAGAGGCTGAGATCGGGAATGGAGACGTTGATAGTTACCAATAATGAAAAG gaTCGCCATATAGAGGAACTCAATGCTATGTTAGGCCAGTACCGAAAAATGAAAGATGGTTTTTCTGCTGTGGCTAATGATCCGTTACTGAGCGGCAGTAGTGAAGAAGACATCAGTGGCGGTCGGAAAATCAGAGCCTTGACTCATAAAGCGTACTCGGATATTATCAGATCAGAACTGCAG ATGTCTTCACGAGGACCCTCGCCGCTTCTGGTCTCTCCTCCGGGTCTGCAGAGAGAGCTGGACTCCAG CTGTCGCTATACACAGCCCTCCATGGGGACTTCTATGGTATCCATTGGTGTTTTGGATGTGTACAACAGACAATG GTCGATTTCACGAATGCTGTCCACCAGCCTGGAAGAGCTTCAAAGCGGGAGATCACAGACT CATGTGGTGGGACAACCTATAGAAGCTGCTTTAGAG AATCGATATCATACAGACAACAGCAAGTACCAGACCCTCCCAGGACATTTTGGTCGTCCGGAGCAGAACGGCATGAGACTGCAGGCGTCTTCCCCGCTGCAGCAGTCTCCCGATGAGAGCGAAGGCAGCGAGTTTAACTTAA GAAAGTCTGAGAAGGCGGATGACTCAACGCTGTCTGACCTTTCGCCCGTATCGTCTGGGGTCGATTCGGGCCAGCAGTCGCCTGTTTCACCAGAAAACAAGAAGAACCAGAAAGGATTCAGAAAACTTTGGGGAAA GATCAGAAGAACCCAGTCAGGCAGTCTCCCTGCAGATTCGGATTCAGAGTTTAAGAGAGGAGGCTTCAGGGCCACGGCCGGTCCTCGACTCACCTGCCTCGGCATCGGTGCCTCTCCACG TGAGATGAACGCTCCCTTCTCAAAGTGGTCATGTGATCAGGTCTGCGCTTGGATGGAGGAGTTTGGGCTGGGTCAGTACGCACATATGGCCAGACAGTGGGTCACTAGCGGCCAGTCACTGCTTTCTGCTTCACCACAGGACATTGAGAAG GAGCTGGGAATAAAACACCCGCTGCATAGGAAGAAACTTCAGCTGGCTCTGCGCTCCCTCAACACAAAGATCACAGAGAAATCATCTGAACTTCATCATGTTTGGGTCACAC GTTGGCTGGATGATATTGGTCTACCGCAGTACAAAGACCAGTTTAGTGAAGCACGTGTGGACGGGAGAATGCTGCAGTACTTTACAGTG AATGATCTACTGTTCCTTAAAGTCACCAGCCAACTGCATCACCTCAGCATCAAGTGTGCCATTCACGTCCTGCATGTGAACAAGTTTAACCCCAACTGCCTGAAGAGAAGACCTGGAGATGAG AACATGACATCGCCTTCTGAGGTGGTTCAGTGGTCCAATCATCGCGTGATGGAGTGGCTGAGATCGGTTGATCTGGCAGAATACGCCCCCAACCTAAGAGGCAGTGGAGTGCATGGAGGACTGATA ATTCTGGAACCACGTTTTAACTCGGAAACCCTCGCCATGCTCCTGAATATTCCCACGCAGAAGACTCTTCTGAGGAGGCACCTGGCCACCAAGTTCAACACACTGGTGGGTTCTCAGTCTCAGCAGGAGAAACGAGAATACATGGAATCACCAGGATACACACCGCTGACCACCACAGGAAAAGTCCGG CCTCGTAAAATGGGTTTCTCTACTTTCGGGCATCGTAAGAAACGCGGCGAAGACTGCACAGACTACATTTGCCCTCTGGACGCATCCCAAGCCCAGGCTCTGCTCAACGGGACCAGCCGGCCCTACAGCGGCTTCAGGGGTCTGAGCCCAATCTTTGACAGAGACCCAGAGAGAAGGGAGCAGGTGGGACCCCCACAGAACTGA
- the ppfibp2b gene encoding liprin-beta-2b isoform X2, producing the protein MASDASHMLEAALEQMDDIIAGSKAAVQYSNGLYDLGSPMSVGPLQVLQLAEELRLALELQAGEEGRTSLRSQLPCSTAQTLMNWLERGSVKNQSSSNNESYQERLARLEGDKESLVLQVSVLTDQVEAQGEKIRDLESSLEEHHHKLNSTEEMLQQELRSRTSLETQKLELMDEVSGLKLKLVGMEDTHNNTDEEERHHKAESVVNLISELQEQMCKFQEEISTRIQKQQALESQGDAAAREAYDQSPDVGLGASDAEECGCRCRGGGENALLQELHLLKTKVDELEGEKSQYERKLKATKAEMGKLQQLLAAKDAEIERLQNQLLSRGTVSSDITERDQELQRLRSGMETLIVTNNEKDRHIEELNAMLGQYRKMKDGFSAVANDPLLSGSSEEDISGGRKIRALTHKAYSDIIRSELQMSSRGPSPLLVSPPGLQRELDSSCRYTQPSMGTSMVSIGVLDVYNRQWSISRMLSTSLEELQSGRSQTNRYHTDNSKYQTLPGHFGRPEQNGMRLQASSPLQQSPDESEGSEFNLRKSEKADDSTLSDLSPVSSGVDSGQQSPVSPENKKNQKGFRKLWGKIRRTQSGSLPADSDSEFKRGGFRATAGPRLTCLGIGASPREMNAPFSKWSCDQVCAWMEEFGLGQYAHMARQWVTSGQSLLSASPQDIEKELGIKHPLHRKKLQLALRSLNTKITEKSSELHHVWVTRWLDDIGLPQYKDQFSEARVDGRMLQYFTVNDLLFLKVTSQLHHLSIKCAIHVLHVNKFNPNCLKRRPGDENMTSPSEVVQWSNHRVMEWLRSVDLAEYAPNLRGSGVHGGLIILEPRFNSETLAMLLNIPTQKTLLRRHLATKFNTLVGSQSQQEKREYMESPGYTPLTTTGKVRPRKMGFSTFGHRKKRGEDCTDYICPLDASQAQALLNGTSRPYSGFRGLSPIFDRDPERREQVGPPQN; encoded by the exons GTAAAAAATCAGTCCTCCAGCAACAATGAGAGCTATCAGGAGAGGTTGGCGAGACTAGAAGGTGACAAAGAGTCTTTGGTTCTCCAG GTGAGCGTCCTTACTGACCAGGTTGAAGCTCAAGGAGAAAAGATCAGGGATCTAGAAAGCTCCTTGGAGGAACACCACCATAAACTCAATTCTACTGAGGAAATGCTCCAGCAG GAGCTCCGCAGTCGAACTTCTCTGGAGACGCAGAAACTAGAATTGATGGATGAAGTTTCCGGTCTGAAACTCAAGTTGGTCGGTATGGAggacacacacaacaacaccgATGAAGAGGAAAGACATCATAAGGCTGAG AGTGTTGTAAACCTAATAAGTGAACTGCAGGAGCAGATGTGTAAATTCCAGGAGGAAATCAGCACTCGCATTCAGAAACAGCAGGCCCTCGAGAGCCAGGGGGACGCCGCGGCACGCGAGGCTTATGACCAGAGCCCCGATGTGGGCCTCGGTGCCTCGGACGCAGAGGAATGCGGCTGTCGCTGCAGAGGCGGAGGAGAGAAT GCTTTGCTGCAGGAGCTCCACCTTCTAAAGACCAAAGTTGATGAACTTGAAGGAGAGAAATCGCAATATGAGAGGAAACTCAAAGCCACAAAG GCAGAGATGGGCAAACTCCAGCAGCTGCTCGCCGCCAAAGATGCCGAAATCGAGCGTTTGCAGAACCAGCTCCTGTCCAGGGGAACCGTCAGCAGTGACATCACAGAGAGAG ATCAAGAATTACAGAGGCTGAGATCGGGAATGGAGACGTTGATAGTTACCAATAATGAAAAG gaTCGCCATATAGAGGAACTCAATGCTATGTTAGGCCAGTACCGAAAAATGAAAGATGGTTTTTCTGCTGTGGCTAATGATCCGTTACTGAGCGGCAGTAGTGAAGAAGACATCAGTGGCGGTCGGAAAATCAGAGCCTTGACTCATAAAGCGTACTCGGATATTATCAGATCAGAACTGCAG ATGTCTTCACGAGGACCCTCGCCGCTTCTGGTCTCTCCTCCGGGTCTGCAGAGAGAGCTGGACTCCAG CTGTCGCTATACACAGCCCTCCATGGGGACTTCTATGGTATCCATTGGTGTTTTGGATGTGTACAACAGACAATG GTCGATTTCACGAATGCTGTCCACCAGCCTGGAAGAGCTTCAAAGCGGGAGATCACAGACT AATCGATATCATACAGACAACAGCAAGTACCAGACCCTCCCAGGACATTTTGGTCGTCCGGAGCAGAACGGCATGAGACTGCAGGCGTCTTCCCCGCTGCAGCAGTCTCCCGATGAGAGCGAAGGCAGCGAGTTTAACTTAA GAAAGTCTGAGAAGGCGGATGACTCAACGCTGTCTGACCTTTCGCCCGTATCGTCTGGGGTCGATTCGGGCCAGCAGTCGCCTGTTTCACCAGAAAACAAGAAGAACCAGAAAGGATTCAGAAAACTTTGGGGAAA GATCAGAAGAACCCAGTCAGGCAGTCTCCCTGCAGATTCGGATTCAGAGTTTAAGAGAGGAGGCTTCAGGGCCACGGCCGGTCCTCGACTCACCTGCCTCGGCATCGGTGCCTCTCCACG TGAGATGAACGCTCCCTTCTCAAAGTGGTCATGTGATCAGGTCTGCGCTTGGATGGAGGAGTTTGGGCTGGGTCAGTACGCACATATGGCCAGACAGTGGGTCACTAGCGGCCAGTCACTGCTTTCTGCTTCACCACAGGACATTGAGAAG GAGCTGGGAATAAAACACCCGCTGCATAGGAAGAAACTTCAGCTGGCTCTGCGCTCCCTCAACACAAAGATCACAGAGAAATCATCTGAACTTCATCATGTTTGGGTCACAC GTTGGCTGGATGATATTGGTCTACCGCAGTACAAAGACCAGTTTAGTGAAGCACGTGTGGACGGGAGAATGCTGCAGTACTTTACAGTG AATGATCTACTGTTCCTTAAAGTCACCAGCCAACTGCATCACCTCAGCATCAAGTGTGCCATTCACGTCCTGCATGTGAACAAGTTTAACCCCAACTGCCTGAAGAGAAGACCTGGAGATGAG AACATGACATCGCCTTCTGAGGTGGTTCAGTGGTCCAATCATCGCGTGATGGAGTGGCTGAGATCGGTTGATCTGGCAGAATACGCCCCCAACCTAAGAGGCAGTGGAGTGCATGGAGGACTGATA ATTCTGGAACCACGTTTTAACTCGGAAACCCTCGCCATGCTCCTGAATATTCCCACGCAGAAGACTCTTCTGAGGAGGCACCTGGCCACCAAGTTCAACACACTGGTGGGTTCTCAGTCTCAGCAGGAGAAACGAGAATACATGGAATCACCAGGATACACACCGCTGACCACCACAGGAAAAGTCCGG CCTCGTAAAATGGGTTTCTCTACTTTCGGGCATCGTAAGAAACGCGGCGAAGACTGCACAGACTACATTTGCCCTCTGGACGCATCCCAAGCCCAGGCTCTGCTCAACGGGACCAGCCGGCCCTACAGCGGCTTCAGGGGTCTGAGCCCAATCTTTGACAGAGACCCAGAGAGAAGGGAGCAGGTGGGACCCCCACAGAACTGA
- the ppfibp2b gene encoding liprin-beta-2b isoform X3: MASDASHMLEAALEQMDDIIAGSKAAVQYSNGLYDLGSPMSVGPLQVLQLAEELRLALELQAGEEGRTSLRSQLPCSTAQTLMNWLERGSVKNQSSSNNESYQERLARLEGDKESLVLQVSVLTDQVEAQGEKIRDLESSLEEHHHKLNSTEEMLQQELRSRTSLETQKLELMDEVSGLKLKLVGMEDTHNNTDEEERHHKAESVVNLISELQEQMCKFQEEISTRIQKQQALESQGDAAAREAYDQSPDVGLGASDAEECGCRCRGGGENALLQELHLLKTKVDELEGEKSQYERKLKATKAEMGKLQQLLAAKDAEIERLQNQLLSRGTVSSDITERDQELQRLRSGMETLIVTNNEKDRHIEELNAMLGQYRKMKDGFSAVANDPLLSGSSEEDISGGRKIRALTHKAYSDIIRSELQMSSRGPSPLLVSPPGLQRELDSRSISRMLSTSLEELQSGRSQTHVVGQPIEAALENRYHTDNSKYQTLPGHFGRPEQNGMRLQASSPLQQSPDESEGSEFNLRKSEKADDSTLSDLSPVSSGVDSGQQSPVSPENKKNQKGFRKLWGKIRRTQSGSLPADSDSEFKRGGFRATAGPRLTCLGIGASPREMNAPFSKWSCDQVCAWMEEFGLGQYAHMARQWVTSGQSLLSASPQDIEKELGIKHPLHRKKLQLALRSLNTKITEKSSELHHVWVTRWLDDIGLPQYKDQFSEARVDGRMLQYFTVNDLLFLKVTSQLHHLSIKCAIHVLHVNKFNPNCLKRRPGDENMTSPSEVVQWSNHRVMEWLRSVDLAEYAPNLRGSGVHGGLIILEPRFNSETLAMLLNIPTQKTLLRRHLATKFNTLVGSQSQQEKREYMESPGYTPLTTTGKVRPRKMGFSTFGHRKKRGEDCTDYICPLDASQAQALLNGTSRPYSGFRGLSPIFDRDPERREQVGPPQN; this comes from the exons GTAAAAAATCAGTCCTCCAGCAACAATGAGAGCTATCAGGAGAGGTTGGCGAGACTAGAAGGTGACAAAGAGTCTTTGGTTCTCCAG GTGAGCGTCCTTACTGACCAGGTTGAAGCTCAAGGAGAAAAGATCAGGGATCTAGAAAGCTCCTTGGAGGAACACCACCATAAACTCAATTCTACTGAGGAAATGCTCCAGCAG GAGCTCCGCAGTCGAACTTCTCTGGAGACGCAGAAACTAGAATTGATGGATGAAGTTTCCGGTCTGAAACTCAAGTTGGTCGGTATGGAggacacacacaacaacaccgATGAAGAGGAAAGACATCATAAGGCTGAG AGTGTTGTAAACCTAATAAGTGAACTGCAGGAGCAGATGTGTAAATTCCAGGAGGAAATCAGCACTCGCATTCAGAAACAGCAGGCCCTCGAGAGCCAGGGGGACGCCGCGGCACGCGAGGCTTATGACCAGAGCCCCGATGTGGGCCTCGGTGCCTCGGACGCAGAGGAATGCGGCTGTCGCTGCAGAGGCGGAGGAGAGAAT GCTTTGCTGCAGGAGCTCCACCTTCTAAAGACCAAAGTTGATGAACTTGAAGGAGAGAAATCGCAATATGAGAGGAAACTCAAAGCCACAAAG GCAGAGATGGGCAAACTCCAGCAGCTGCTCGCCGCCAAAGATGCCGAAATCGAGCGTTTGCAGAACCAGCTCCTGTCCAGGGGAACCGTCAGCAGTGACATCACAGAGAGAG ATCAAGAATTACAGAGGCTGAGATCGGGAATGGAGACGTTGATAGTTACCAATAATGAAAAG gaTCGCCATATAGAGGAACTCAATGCTATGTTAGGCCAGTACCGAAAAATGAAAGATGGTTTTTCTGCTGTGGCTAATGATCCGTTACTGAGCGGCAGTAGTGAAGAAGACATCAGTGGCGGTCGGAAAATCAGAGCCTTGACTCATAAAGCGTACTCGGATATTATCAGATCAGAACTGCAG ATGTCTTCACGAGGACCCTCGCCGCTTCTGGTCTCTCCTCCGGGTCTGCAGAGAGAGCTGGACTCCAG GTCGATTTCACGAATGCTGTCCACCAGCCTGGAAGAGCTTCAAAGCGGGAGATCACAGACT CATGTGGTGGGACAACCTATAGAAGCTGCTTTAGAG AATCGATATCATACAGACAACAGCAAGTACCAGACCCTCCCAGGACATTTTGGTCGTCCGGAGCAGAACGGCATGAGACTGCAGGCGTCTTCCCCGCTGCAGCAGTCTCCCGATGAGAGCGAAGGCAGCGAGTTTAACTTAA GAAAGTCTGAGAAGGCGGATGACTCAACGCTGTCTGACCTTTCGCCCGTATCGTCTGGGGTCGATTCGGGCCAGCAGTCGCCTGTTTCACCAGAAAACAAGAAGAACCAGAAAGGATTCAGAAAACTTTGGGGAAA GATCAGAAGAACCCAGTCAGGCAGTCTCCCTGCAGATTCGGATTCAGAGTTTAAGAGAGGAGGCTTCAGGGCCACGGCCGGTCCTCGACTCACCTGCCTCGGCATCGGTGCCTCTCCACG TGAGATGAACGCTCCCTTCTCAAAGTGGTCATGTGATCAGGTCTGCGCTTGGATGGAGGAGTTTGGGCTGGGTCAGTACGCACATATGGCCAGACAGTGGGTCACTAGCGGCCAGTCACTGCTTTCTGCTTCACCACAGGACATTGAGAAG GAGCTGGGAATAAAACACCCGCTGCATAGGAAGAAACTTCAGCTGGCTCTGCGCTCCCTCAACACAAAGATCACAGAGAAATCATCTGAACTTCATCATGTTTGGGTCACAC GTTGGCTGGATGATATTGGTCTACCGCAGTACAAAGACCAGTTTAGTGAAGCACGTGTGGACGGGAGAATGCTGCAGTACTTTACAGTG AATGATCTACTGTTCCTTAAAGTCACCAGCCAACTGCATCACCTCAGCATCAAGTGTGCCATTCACGTCCTGCATGTGAACAAGTTTAACCCCAACTGCCTGAAGAGAAGACCTGGAGATGAG AACATGACATCGCCTTCTGAGGTGGTTCAGTGGTCCAATCATCGCGTGATGGAGTGGCTGAGATCGGTTGATCTGGCAGAATACGCCCCCAACCTAAGAGGCAGTGGAGTGCATGGAGGACTGATA ATTCTGGAACCACGTTTTAACTCGGAAACCCTCGCCATGCTCCTGAATATTCCCACGCAGAAGACTCTTCTGAGGAGGCACCTGGCCACCAAGTTCAACACACTGGTGGGTTCTCAGTCTCAGCAGGAGAAACGAGAATACATGGAATCACCAGGATACACACCGCTGACCACCACAGGAAAAGTCCGG CCTCGTAAAATGGGTTTCTCTACTTTCGGGCATCGTAAGAAACGCGGCGAAGACTGCACAGACTACATTTGCCCTCTGGACGCATCCCAAGCCCAGGCTCTGCTCAACGGGACCAGCCGGCCCTACAGCGGCTTCAGGGGTCTGAGCCCAATCTTTGACAGAGACCCAGAGAGAAGGGAGCAGGTGGGACCCCCACAGAACTGA
- the ppfibp2b gene encoding liprin-beta-2b isoform X4, which translates to MASDASHMLEAALEQMDDIIAGSKAAVQYSNGLYDLGSPMSVGPLQVLQLAEELRLALELQAGEEGRTSLRSQLPCSTAQTLMNWLERGSVKNQSSSNNESYQERLARLEGDKESLVLQVSVLTDQVEAQGEKIRDLESSLEEHHHKLNSTEEMLQQELRSRTSLETQKLELMDEVSGLKLKLVGMEDTHNNTDEEERHHKAESVVNLISELQEQMCKFQEEISTRIQKQQALESQGDAAAREAYDQSPDVGLGASDAEECGCRCRGGGENALLQELHLLKTKVDELEGEKSQYERKLKATKAEMGKLQQLLAAKDAEIERLQNQLLSRGTVSSDITERDQELQRLRSGMETLIVTNNEKDRHIEELNAMLGQYRKMKDGFSAVANDPLLSGSSEEDISGGRKIRALTHKAYSDIIRSELQMSSRGPSPLLVSPPGLQRELDSRSISRMLSTSLEELQSGRSQTNRYHTDNSKYQTLPGHFGRPEQNGMRLQASSPLQQSPDESEGSEFNLRKSEKADDSTLSDLSPVSSGVDSGQQSPVSPENKKNQKGFRKLWGKIRRTQSGSLPADSDSEFKRGGFRATAGPRLTCLGIGASPREMNAPFSKWSCDQVCAWMEEFGLGQYAHMARQWVTSGQSLLSASPQDIEKELGIKHPLHRKKLQLALRSLNTKITEKSSELHHVWVTRWLDDIGLPQYKDQFSEARVDGRMLQYFTVNDLLFLKVTSQLHHLSIKCAIHVLHVNKFNPNCLKRRPGDENMTSPSEVVQWSNHRVMEWLRSVDLAEYAPNLRGSGVHGGLIILEPRFNSETLAMLLNIPTQKTLLRRHLATKFNTLVGSQSQQEKREYMESPGYTPLTTTGKVRPRKMGFSTFGHRKKRGEDCTDYICPLDASQAQALLNGTSRPYSGFRGLSPIFDRDPERREQVGPPQN; encoded by the exons GTAAAAAATCAGTCCTCCAGCAACAATGAGAGCTATCAGGAGAGGTTGGCGAGACTAGAAGGTGACAAAGAGTCTTTGGTTCTCCAG GTGAGCGTCCTTACTGACCAGGTTGAAGCTCAAGGAGAAAAGATCAGGGATCTAGAAAGCTCCTTGGAGGAACACCACCATAAACTCAATTCTACTGAGGAAATGCTCCAGCAG GAGCTCCGCAGTCGAACTTCTCTGGAGACGCAGAAACTAGAATTGATGGATGAAGTTTCCGGTCTGAAACTCAAGTTGGTCGGTATGGAggacacacacaacaacaccgATGAAGAGGAAAGACATCATAAGGCTGAG AGTGTTGTAAACCTAATAAGTGAACTGCAGGAGCAGATGTGTAAATTCCAGGAGGAAATCAGCACTCGCATTCAGAAACAGCAGGCCCTCGAGAGCCAGGGGGACGCCGCGGCACGCGAGGCTTATGACCAGAGCCCCGATGTGGGCCTCGGTGCCTCGGACGCAGAGGAATGCGGCTGTCGCTGCAGAGGCGGAGGAGAGAAT GCTTTGCTGCAGGAGCTCCACCTTCTAAAGACCAAAGTTGATGAACTTGAAGGAGAGAAATCGCAATATGAGAGGAAACTCAAAGCCACAAAG GCAGAGATGGGCAAACTCCAGCAGCTGCTCGCCGCCAAAGATGCCGAAATCGAGCGTTTGCAGAACCAGCTCCTGTCCAGGGGAACCGTCAGCAGTGACATCACAGAGAGAG ATCAAGAATTACAGAGGCTGAGATCGGGAATGGAGACGTTGATAGTTACCAATAATGAAAAG gaTCGCCATATAGAGGAACTCAATGCTATGTTAGGCCAGTACCGAAAAATGAAAGATGGTTTTTCTGCTGTGGCTAATGATCCGTTACTGAGCGGCAGTAGTGAAGAAGACATCAGTGGCGGTCGGAAAATCAGAGCCTTGACTCATAAAGCGTACTCGGATATTATCAGATCAGAACTGCAG ATGTCTTCACGAGGACCCTCGCCGCTTCTGGTCTCTCCTCCGGGTCTGCAGAGAGAGCTGGACTCCAG GTCGATTTCACGAATGCTGTCCACCAGCCTGGAAGAGCTTCAAAGCGGGAGATCACAGACT AATCGATATCATACAGACAACAGCAAGTACCAGACCCTCCCAGGACATTTTGGTCGTCCGGAGCAGAACGGCATGAGACTGCAGGCGTCTTCCCCGCTGCAGCAGTCTCCCGATGAGAGCGAAGGCAGCGAGTTTAACTTAA GAAAGTCTGAGAAGGCGGATGACTCAACGCTGTCTGACCTTTCGCCCGTATCGTCTGGGGTCGATTCGGGCCAGCAGTCGCCTGTTTCACCAGAAAACAAGAAGAACCAGAAAGGATTCAGAAAACTTTGGGGAAA GATCAGAAGAACCCAGTCAGGCAGTCTCCCTGCAGATTCGGATTCAGAGTTTAAGAGAGGAGGCTTCAGGGCCACGGCCGGTCCTCGACTCACCTGCCTCGGCATCGGTGCCTCTCCACG TGAGATGAACGCTCCCTTCTCAAAGTGGTCATGTGATCAGGTCTGCGCTTGGATGGAGGAGTTTGGGCTGGGTCAGTACGCACATATGGCCAGACAGTGGGTCACTAGCGGCCAGTCACTGCTTTCTGCTTCACCACAGGACATTGAGAAG GAGCTGGGAATAAAACACCCGCTGCATAGGAAGAAACTTCAGCTGGCTCTGCGCTCCCTCAACACAAAGATCACAGAGAAATCATCTGAACTTCATCATGTTTGGGTCACAC GTTGGCTGGATGATATTGGTCTACCGCAGTACAAAGACCAGTTTAGTGAAGCACGTGTGGACGGGAGAATGCTGCAGTACTTTACAGTG AATGATCTACTGTTCCTTAAAGTCACCAGCCAACTGCATCACCTCAGCATCAAGTGTGCCATTCACGTCCTGCATGTGAACAAGTTTAACCCCAACTGCCTGAAGAGAAGACCTGGAGATGAG AACATGACATCGCCTTCTGAGGTGGTTCAGTGGTCCAATCATCGCGTGATGGAGTGGCTGAGATCGGTTGATCTGGCAGAATACGCCCCCAACCTAAGAGGCAGTGGAGTGCATGGAGGACTGATA ATTCTGGAACCACGTTTTAACTCGGAAACCCTCGCCATGCTCCTGAATATTCCCACGCAGAAGACTCTTCTGAGGAGGCACCTGGCCACCAAGTTCAACACACTGGTGGGTTCTCAGTCTCAGCAGGAGAAACGAGAATACATGGAATCACCAGGATACACACCGCTGACCACCACAGGAAAAGTCCGG CCTCGTAAAATGGGTTTCTCTACTTTCGGGCATCGTAAGAAACGCGGCGAAGACTGCACAGACTACATTTGCCCTCTGGACGCATCCCAAGCCCAGGCTCTGCTCAACGGGACCAGCCGGCCCTACAGCGGCTTCAGGGGTCTGAGCCCAATCTTTGACAGAGACCCAGAGAGAAGGGAGCAGGTGGGACCCCCACAGAACTGA